One window of Anaerolineales bacterium genomic DNA carries:
- a CDS encoding enoyl-CoA hydratase/isomerase family protein: MKYHIHKAVVIGSGTMGAAIAAHLANIGVPVTLLDIVPNDSTDKNKIVKEGWDRCLKARPANLMSSELQTLVKLGNLEDDFDSVSDADWICEAIIENLKIKQDLMMRIDEVRKPNAIVTTNTSGIPVHSIAEGRSKGFKQHFLGTHFFNPPRYLKLLEIIPTADTSKEVVEFFTRFGEYRLGKGIVLCKDTPNFIGNRVAFGTGAFAMDFILENGYTVDEVDALTGPLMGRPKTATFRLIDLVGVDVWHHVGANLAPLIPHDALGQKYLAAEKPKKLMDTLLERKWLGNKTKVGFYKEVRGEDGKKEFYSLDLKTMEHVPPTKPRFDSVKAAKDVEELGDRLKVMLEADDKAGKLVRALTYQSFQYVSSIIPEVADNPKPIDDAVRWGFMHEAGPFETWDMLGVKETVKRMKAEGYPTAKWVEEMLKAGVETFYQYKGENKVGVYDVAKKKYAKLKQPEGFVLLKELRGTKKEVSKNAGATLFDIGDGVGLVEFHTKMNALDDDIFAIATEAIDRLDSDFDGLVIGNEGEHFSAGANLFMVVVAAQQGMWDQLELAVRKLQDMNMRMRYSPKPIVVAPVGYAFGGGCEITMHASRIVAASETYIGLVELGAGVIPAGAGTKEIMRRIINPAMKTENAEAFPFIQRAFLQIGQAKVATSAEEARTMGILGPQDRVVINRDHLLTEAKNEVLHMISSGYKPPAPELIYAPGRDMYGAMKIGAWSFREGKYISDYDAHIASKLAYVMAGGCLSKPTWVSEGYILDLEREAFLSLCGEEKTQARMWSLLQTGKPLRN; encoded by the coding sequence ATGAAATACCACATTCACAAAGCCGTCGTCATCGGCTCGGGGACAATGGGCGCGGCGATTGCGGCTCACCTGGCGAATATCGGCGTGCCTGTGACGCTGTTGGATATCGTCCCGAACGACTCGACCGATAAGAACAAGATCGTAAAGGAAGGCTGGGATCGCTGCCTTAAAGCGCGTCCTGCCAACTTGATGTCCTCGGAGTTGCAGACTTTGGTCAAGCTCGGCAATCTCGAAGACGATTTCGACTCGGTCTCCGATGCGGATTGGATCTGCGAAGCGATCATCGAGAATTTGAAGATCAAGCAGGATCTGATGATGCGCATCGACGAAGTCCGCAAGCCGAACGCGATCGTCACAACGAACACGTCGGGCATCCCCGTCCATTCGATTGCGGAAGGGCGCTCGAAGGGATTCAAACAGCATTTCCTCGGCACGCACTTCTTCAATCCGCCGCGCTATTTGAAACTGCTGGAGATCATTCCGACTGCCGACACATCCAAAGAAGTGGTTGAATTCTTCACCCGCTTTGGAGAGTATCGTCTTGGCAAGGGGATCGTGCTGTGCAAAGATACCCCGAATTTCATAGGCAACCGGGTCGCTTTTGGGACGGGCGCATTCGCGATGGATTTCATCCTCGAAAATGGATACACCGTGGATGAAGTGGATGCGCTTACAGGGCCTTTGATGGGCCGCCCAAAGACGGCAACCTTCCGGCTCATCGACCTGGTGGGTGTGGACGTCTGGCATCACGTCGGGGCGAATCTTGCGCCGTTGATCCCGCATGACGCGCTCGGGCAGAAGTATCTCGCCGCCGAAAAGCCGAAGAAATTGATGGACACGCTGCTCGAGCGTAAGTGGCTGGGCAATAAAACCAAAGTCGGATTTTACAAGGAGGTGCGCGGCGAGGACGGGAAGAAGGAATTTTATTCCCTCGATCTCAAAACAATGGAACACGTCCCGCCGACCAAGCCGCGTTTCGATTCGGTCAAGGCGGCGAAAGATGTCGAGGAATTGGGCGACAGGCTCAAGGTCATGCTCGAGGCGGATGATAAAGCAGGGAAACTTGTCAGGGCATTGACCTATCAAAGTTTCCAATATGTTTCTTCGATCATCCCCGAAGTCGCAGACAACCCGAAGCCGATCGATGACGCCGTCCGCTGGGGATTCATGCACGAAGCGGGTCCATTCGAGACATGGGATATGCTCGGCGTAAAAGAGACCGTCAAGCGTATGAAAGCGGAGGGCTATCCCACCGCGAAATGGGTAGAGGAGATGTTGAAAGCGGGCGTCGAGACCTTCTATCAATACAAGGGAGAAAACAAGGTCGGCGTATATGACGTTGCCAAAAAGAAATATGCGAAATTGAAACAACCCGAAGGTTTTGTGTTGTTGAAAGAGTTGCGCGGCACGAAGAAGGAAGTGAGCAAGAACGCCGGCGCGACATTGTTCGATATTGGTGACGGCGTGGGGCTGGTGGAATTCCACACGAAGATGAACGCGCTCGACGATGATATTTTTGCGATTGCGACGGAAGCGATCGACCGCCTTGATAGCGACTTCGACGGGCTGGTGATCGGCAATGAAGGCGAGCACTTCAGCGCAGGCGCGAACCTGTTCATGGTCGTGGTTGCGGCGCAGCAGGGAATGTGGGATCAATTGGAACTGGCGGTCCGCAAATTGCAGGATATGAATATGCGGATGCGGTATTCGCCGAAACCGATCGTGGTGGCTCCGGTTGGATATGCATTTGGGGGCGGTTGCGAGATCACCATGCATGCTTCACGCATTGTCGCGGCATCCGAGACTTATATCGGGTTGGTCGAACTCGGCGCCGGGGTCATCCCGGCAGGCGCAGGGACGAAAGAGATCATGCGGCGCATCATCAACCCGGCGATGAAGACCGAAAATGCCGAAGCGTTCCCGTTCATTCAACGTGCGTTCCTGCAAATTGGGCAGGCGAAGGTCGCCACTTCCGCTGAAGAGGCGCGGACGATGGGAATCCTTGGTCCGCAGGACCGGGTCGTGATTAACCGCGATCATCTGCTGACCGAAGCCAAGAATGAAGTCCTGCACATGATCTCGTCCGGCTATAAACCGCCCGCGCCTGAATTGATCTATGCGCCGGGGCGCGACATGTACGGCGCGATGAAGATCGGCGCGTGGAGTTTCAGGGAAGGCAAATACATCAGCGACTACGACGCGCACATCGCCTCCAAACTTGCGTACGTGATGGCTGGCGGATGTCTTTCGAAGCCGACCTGGGTGAGCGAAGGATATATCCTGGATCTGGAACGGGAAGCGTTCCTGTCGCTTTGCGGTGAAGAAAAGACGCAGGCGAGGATGTGGTCGCTGCTGCAGACCGGGAAGCCGCTGAGGAACTAA